A DNA window from Zingiber officinale cultivar Zhangliang chromosome 3A, Zo_v1.1, whole genome shotgun sequence contains the following coding sequences:
- the LOC122050698 gene encoding transcription factor RSL2-like, with protein sequence MECSLEDDSAMLAHLMEQDFPDPSFELPLCSSSSSAIADSSSSYCYYYSSEIENIGSYKEFCAPHCGYSGDGFCVNETDAALRVPGPPVCASSIGDLAHLSEDASSSEIGQPISMLQAKRNGRASVDGVSSETLRKNQVSSNVEKSSPSPSKRIRSQTWQDVNERQMGDQEPSTNPQSLYARKRRERINARLKILQNLVPNGTKVDISTMLEEAVQYVKFLQLQIKASRTNTFGLKIKFAKAIELSLFFPRTQLLSSDELWMYAPIAYNGVNVGLDLKVSATQEQK encoded by the exons ATGGAGTGCTCATTGGAAGATGACTCTGCAATGCTGGCACACTTGATGGAGCAAGATTTCCCTGATCCAAGCTTTGAACTCCCactttgttcttcttcttcttctgccaTTGCTGATTCCTCCTCTTCTTATTGCTACTATTACTCGTCTGAAATCGAAAACATCGGTTCTTACAAGGAATTCTGTGCTCCGCATTGTGGATATAGTGGCGATGGCTTTTGTGTGAATGAAACAGATGCAGCTCTAAGAGTTCCAGGGCCACCAGTTTGTGCTTCTTCAATTGGAGATTTAGCCCATTTGAGTGAAGATGCAAGCAGCAGTGAGATTGGACAGCCTATTTCAATGCTGCAGGCTAAGCGAAATGGTAGAGCTTCAGTCGACGGTGTCTCCTCTGAAACCTTGAGGAAGAATCAGGTTTCATCGAAT GTCGAAAAGAGTTCACCGTCACCATCGAAGAGGATTCGGAGCCAAACATGGCAAGATGTCAATGAAAGGCAGATGGGGGATCAAGAGCCATCAACTAATCCACAAAGTCTATATGCAAGG AAAAGGAGGGAAAGAATCAACGCAAGACTGAAAATTTTGCAGAATCTGGTTCCTAATGGAACTAAA GTTGACATAAGCACAATGTTGGAGGAAGCTGTCCAATATGTCAAGTTCTTGCAGCTACAGATCAAGGCAAGTAGAACAAACACTTTTGGTCTAAAGATTAAGTTTGCCAAGGCGATCGAACTAAGTTTGTTCTTTCCACGAACACAGCTCCTGAGTTCAGATGAACTGTGGATGTATGCTCCAATAGCTTACAATGGAGTCAACGTAGGACTTGACCTGAAGGTTTCTGCGACACAGGAACAAAAGTAG